From Coturnix japonica isolate 7356 chromosome 3, Coturnix japonica 2.1, whole genome shotgun sequence, the proteins below share one genomic window:
- the ADCY3 gene encoding adenylate cyclase type 3 isoform X3, whose protein sequence is MPRNRDFSEPEYSAEYSADYSVSLPSDPEHAVGRTHEVTVRSSGPCLCLPRFMRLTFAPESLENLYQTYFRRQRHETLLVLVVFAALFDCYVLLMCAAVYAADKLAPALAAGTGLAAHVLLFALCKYRLLPERAARRFLPYVLWVLILAQIFCYLGLNFSRSPEASDTVGWQAFFVFSFFITLPLRLAPIVLITAVSCGVHTLVLGVSVAQQRQDALDEGTLLRQILSNIAIYLCVITVGTMSYYMADRKHRKAFLEARQSLEVKLNLEEQSQQQERLMLSILPKHVADEMLKDMKKDPSQKEMQQFNTMYMYRHENVSILFADIVGFTQLSSSCSAQELVKLLNELFARFDKLAAKYHQLRIKILGDCYYCICGLPDYREDHAVCSIMMGLAMVEAISYVREKTKTAVDMRVGVHSGTVLGGVLGQKRWQYDVWSTDVTVANKMEAGGIPGRVHISQSTMDCLKGEFEVEPGEGGSRCEYLKEKGIVTYLIVVPKQPLRNGINGVKLSLTSSHGGSPLLVNTKERNGSVSLACTSPEEPDEPDTRVRGTLENGEEDGEAVNPSFPNPRRRLRLRDLAERVIDASQNEQELNKLLNEALLERESVQALKGKSTFRLSMRFIDPEMETRYSVEKEKQSGAAFSCSCVVLFFTALVEVFIDPWLVANYVTFAVGEILLLILTLCSLAAIFPRVFPKKLVAFSTWIDRTRWARNTWAMAAIIIVTMADIVDMLSCQQDYSGTGNGTVVPPRPGGCWEQPKYYSYIAVLALVATIMLVQVSHMVKLTLMLLITGAAGTVNIYAWEHIFDQYDRHRNQQSIRSSLVPSKYSMTAMIFIVMLSFYYFSRHVEKLARTLFLWKIDVHDQKERVYEMRRWNEALVTNMLPEHVARHFLGSKKRDEELYSQSYDEIGVMFASLPNFADFYTEESINNGGIECLRFLNEIISDFDALLDEPQFRCITKIKTIGSTYMAASGVTPDANANGYSTKKESLSDKERWQHLADLADFALAMKVTLMNINYQSFNNFMLRIGMNKGAVLAGVIGARKPQYDIWGNTVNVASRMESTGVMGNIQVVEETHLILKEYGFRFVRRGAIYVKGKGELLTFFLKGREKQGSFVNGSSVTLPHQVVDSS, encoded by the exons GTTGGCAGCCCACGTGTTGCTCTTCGCCCTCTGCAAATACCGGCTGCTACCCGAGCGCGCTGCCCGTCGCTTCCTGCCCTACGTCCTTTGGGTCCTCATCTTGGCCCAGATCTTCTGTTATTTGGGCCTCAACTTCTCGCGCTCTCCCGAGGCCAGCGACACGGTGGGCTGGCAGGCCTTCTTCGTCTTCTCCTTCTTCATCACGTTGCCTCTACGCCTGGCGCCCATCGTGCTCATCACCGCCGTGTCCTGCGGCGTCCACACGCTGGTGCTCGGCGTCTCCGTTGCCCAACAGAGGCAGGATGCCCTGGATGAGGGCACGCTGCTGAGACAG ATCCTGTCCAACATCGCCATCTACCTTTGTGTCATCACGGTGGGCACCATGTCCTACTACATGGCTGACCGCAAGCACCGCAAGGCCTTCCTGGAAGCACGACAGTCACTTGAGGTCAAGCTCAACCTGGAGgaacagagccagcagcag GAGCGGCTGATGCTCTCCATCCTGCCCAAGCATGTGGCGGACGAGATGCTGAAGGATATGAAGAAGGACCCGAGCCAGAAGGAGATGCAGCAGTTCAACACCATGTACATGTACCGCCATGAGAATGTCAG CATCCTCTTTGCAGACATCGTGGGCTTCACACAGCTCTCCTCATCCTGCAGTGCCCAGGAGCTGGTGAAGCTCCTCAACGAGCTCTTCGCCCGCTTCGACAAGCTGGCAGCC AAATACCATCAGCTGCGCATCAAGATCCTGGGTGACTGCTATTACTGCATCTGTGGGCTGCCCGACTACCGGGAGGACCATGCCGTCTGCTCCATCATGATGGGGCTTGCCATGGTGGAGGCCATTTC TTATGTGCGGGAAAAGACCAAGACAGCGGTGGACATGCGTGTGGGAGTGCACAGCGGGACGGTGCTGGGCGGCGTGCTGGGCCAGAAGCGTTGGCAGTACGACGTGTGGTCCACCGACGTCACTGTGGCCAACAAGATGGAGGCAGGTGGCATCCCTGG GCGTGTGCACATCTCACAGAGCACCATGGATTGCTTGAAGGGTGAGTTTGAGGTGGAGCCAGGTGAGGGTGGCTCTCGCTGTGAGTACCTGAAGGAGAAGGGCATTGTCACCTACCTCATCGTGGTGCCCAAGCAGCCTCTACGCAATGGCATCAATGGGGTG AAGCTGTCACTGACCTCATCCCATGGCGGCTCCCCACTGCTCGTCAACACCAAGGAGCGCAATGGCAGTGTCAGCTTGGCGTGCACCAGCCCTGAGGAGCCTGATGAGCCCGACACCAGGGTGAGGGGTACCCTGGAGAATGGAGAGGAGGATGGAGAG GCTGTGAACCCATCCTTCCCCAACCCACGGCGCCGGCTGCGGCTACGGGACCTGGCTGAGAGGGTAATTGATGCATCGCAGAATGAGCAGGAGCTCAACAAGCTGCTCAATGAGGCCCTCCTGGAGCGCGAGTCTGTCCAAGC GCTGAAGGGGAAGAGCACCTTCCGGCTCTCCATGCGCTTCATTGACCCTGAGATGGAGACGCGCTACTCAgtggagaaggagaagcagagcggtgctgccttcagctgctcctgtgTTGTCCTTTTCTTCACTGCCTTGGTGGAGGTCTTCATCGACCCTTG GTTGGTGGCCAACTATGTGACCTTTGCGGTAGGAGAGATCCTGCTGCTCATCCTCACCCTCTGCTCATTGGCTGCCATCTTTCCCCGG GTCTTCCCCAAAAAGCTTGTGGCCTTCTCCACCTGGATTGACAGGACTCGCTGGGCACGCAACACCTGGGCCATGGCTGCCATCATCATTGTTACCATGGCTGATATTGTGGACATG ctcagctgccagcaggactACAGCGGGACAGGCAATGGGACGGTGGTGCCACCACGGCCAGGCGGCTGTTGGGAGCAACCCAAATACTACAGCTACATCGCCGTGCTGGCCCTGGTGGCCACCATCATGCTGGTGCAGGTCAGCCACATGGTCAAGCTGACTCTCATGTTGCTGATCACTGGGGCAGCTGGCACTGTCAACATCTACGCCTGGGAGCACATCTTCGACCAGTACGACCGCCACCGTAACCAGCAGAGCAT CAGGTCTTCACTGGTCCCCTCCAAGTACTCCATGACAGCCATGATCTTCATCGTGATGCTCAGCTTTTACTACTTCTCTCGCCAC GTGGAAAAGCTGGCGAGGACACTTTTCCTCTGGAAGATTGATGTCCATGACCAGAAGGAGCGGGTCTATGAGATGCGGCGCTGGAACGAGGCCCTTGTCACCAACATGCTGCCTGAGCACGTGGCCCGGCACTTCCTGGGCTCCAAGAAACGGGACGAG GAGCTGTACAGCCAGTCCTACGATGAGATTGGCGTCATGTTTGCTTCTCTCCCCAACTTCGCTGACTTCTACACAGAGGAGAGTATCAACAACGGGGGCATCGAGTGCCTGCGATTCCTCAATGAGATCATCTCTGACTTTGACGCA CTCCTGGATGAACCCCAATTCCGCTGCATCACCAAAATCAAAACCATCGGCAGCACCTACATGGCCGCATCTGGAGTGACCCCTGATGCTAACGCCAATGGCTACAGCACCAAG AAGGAGAGCCTCTCGGATAAGGAGCGCTGGCAGCATTTGGCTGATCTCGCCGACTTTGCCTTGGCCATGAAGGTGACGCTGATGAACATCAACTACCAGTCCTTCAACAACTTCATGCTGCGCATAG GCATGAACAAGGGCGCTGTGCTGGCAGGAGTCATTGGTGCCCGCAAACCACAGTATGACATCTGGGGCAACACAGTgaatgtggccagcaggatgGAGTCCACTGGTGTGATGGGGAACATCCAG GTGGTAGAAGAGACACATCTCATCCTGAAGGAATACGGCTTCCGCTTCGTGCGCCGTGGGGCCATCTATGTTAAGGGCAAAGGAGAGCTGCTCACTTTCTTCCTCAAGGGCCGGGAGAAGCAGGGCTCCTTTGTCAACGGCTCATCCGTCACCCTGCCCCATCAGGTGGTGGACAGCTCCTGA